One segment of Theobroma cacao cultivar B97-61/B2 chromosome 9, Criollo_cocoa_genome_V2, whole genome shotgun sequence DNA contains the following:
- the LOC18590962 gene encoding protein NUCLEAR FUSION DEFECTIVE 4, producing the protein MVEEAMGSVSIRRGLKGHELLPFTVQFLRGRWFALFASFLIMAGAGATYLFGTYSKEIKATLGYDQTTLNLLGFFKDLGANVGVLSGLVAEVTPTWFVLLLGAVLNFGGYFMIWLAVTGKIAKPKVWQMCIYICVGANSQNFANTGALVTSVKNFPESRGAMLGLLKGFTGLSGAVMTQLYLAIYGNDSKSLILLIGWLPAAISVIFVYTIRTMRPVRHPNELRVLYHFLYASIVLAVFLMALTLAEKLLTFSKAEYAGATTVVCFLLFVPLFISIREELVVWNIKKQPINPPNEIAVEKPRAEAVESKQEASNLSSPKQADEKAEKSCFLTIFDRPDRGEDYTILQALTSIDMLTLFLATFCGLGSSLTAVDNLGQIGESLGYPNKTVTSFVSLVSIWNYFGRVFSGFVSETLLAKYKLPRPLMMTAVLLLACIGYLLVAFPAPGSLYIASIIIGFSFGAQLPLLFAIISELFGLKHYSTLFNCGQLASPLGSYIFNVKITGWLYDREALKDLAEKGLTRSSVKELTCIGTHCYRVPFIILAAVTFFGALTSLILVVRTRSFYKSDIYKKFRENAEKL; encoded by the coding sequence ATGGTTGAAGAAGCAATGGGCAGTGTCTCGATCAGAAGAGGTCTCAAAGGCCATGAGTTGTTGCCGTTCACAGTACAGTTCCTTAGAGGCCGATGGTTTGCACTGTTTGCCTCCTTCCTAATCATGGCTGGAGCTGGTGCAACATATTTGTTTGGCACATACTCCAAGGAGATCAAAGCTACTCTTGGTTATGATCAGACGACACTCAATCTCTTAGGCTTCTTCAAGGATCTCGGTGCTAATGTTGGGGTCCTTTCTGGCCTTGTTGCTGAGGTAACACCAACTTGGTTTGTGCTCCTACTTGGGGCTGTACTCAACTTTGGGGGCTATTTCATGATATGGCTAGCTGTGACCGGAAAAATAGCCAAGCCAAAGGTTTGGCAAATGTGCATTTACATCTGTGTAGGAGCCAATTCTCAGAATTTTGCAAATACGGGAGCTCTTGTAACCAGTGTCAAGAACTTCCCTGAAAGCAGGGGTGCCATGTTAGGTCTCTTGAAGGGCTTTACAGGGCTAAGCGGAGCTGTCATGACACAACTTTACTTGGCAATATATGGAAATGATTCAAAATCTCTCATCCTCCTTATTGGGTGGCTTCCGGCTGCAATTTCAGTGATATTTGTATACACAATTCGGACAATGAGGCCTGTTAGGCACCCAAATGAGCTTCGAGTCTTGTACCATTTCCTCTACGCCTCGATCGTGCTAGCAGTTTTTCTCATGGCATTAACTTTGGCTGAGAAACTGCTCACTTTCTCGAAAGCAGAATATGCTGGTGCTACCACAGTGGTTTGTTTCCTTCTCTTTGTCCCTCTCTTTATTTCCATTAGAGAAGAATTAGTAGTATGGAACATCAAGAAACAGCCCATAAACCCTCCAAACGAGATAGCGGTAGAGAAGCCAAGAGCAGAAGCAGTTGAATCAAAACAAGAGGCTTCGAACCTTAGTTCCCCAAAACAAGCTGATGAAAAGGCAGAAAAGTCTTGTTTCCTTACCATTTTTGATAGGCCTGACAGAGGAGAGGACTACACAATTTTGCAAGCACTGACAAGCATTGACATGTTGACTCTGTTTCTTGCAACATTTTGTGGACTTGGATCGAGCTTAACAGCCGTAGACAACTTGGGGCAGATCGGTGAGTCGCTTGGCTATCCGAATAAAACAGTAACTTCTTTTGTGTCACTTGTTAGCATCTGGAATTACTTCGGGAGGGTCTTTTCTGGGTTTGTCTCCGAAACCCTGCTTGCAAAGTATAAGCTTCCGAGGCCACTCATGATGACAGCAGTCCTTCTGCTTGCATGCATTGGCTACCTCCTGGTCGCCTTTCCAGCCCCAGGTTCACTCTATATAGCGTCAATAATAATTGGATTCTCATTTGGTGCGCAATTGCCATTGCTTTTCGCCATCATTTCTGAGCTTTTCGGCCTAAAGCACTACTCTACATTGTTCAATTGTGGACAATTGGCTAGTCCTCTTGGGTCATACATATTCAATGTGAAGATTACTGGTTGGCTGTACGACAGAGAGGCATTGAAGGATCTTGCAGAGAAAGGTCTAACACGGTCCTCAGTGAAAGAATTGACTTGCATTGGCACTCATTGTTACAGGGTACCGTTTATAATTTTGGCTGCTGTTACATTCTTTGGAGCCTTGACTTCTCTGATTTTGGTGGTGAGAACTAGGAGTTTCTACAAAAGCGATATATACAAGAAGTTCAGAGAAAATGCTGAGAAGTTATGA
- the LOC18590963 gene encoding uncharacterized protein LOC18590963, whose amino-acid sequence MMDIDDPLDFEKEDPFLINPVVSKKRKKLIGLDDLLSEHYKEQSKLIEKEAKKQTKAQKSYDSDEDKNGKEAKLSSLLDDCQEQMKAMSGEEELSEWGIFVFGEQKTSPLLSFPELGSWSILKSFMNNRLNSLVGLATEQECSFLEGLLINGWLLKLILKCGRVEKSIAAWTFSLILYSSKEELRSSACEFWCSILSSKVQVGVPPIVIDWFPSYRELKSALEIYGFRFNFSSNISVKNNSVCKGPPQNIITWIKFTAVCCQVRCKQSVFLASDCQELAEVIICLFLDRRVQGLSVLMSNCLQSVISSFTEEEWINCYCEIAKSLASRVPMDLNCLRAVQCISGVDPRSKHLRSAVAFQILVNCFENEVTDEEGILTSLISINVKEKACDFFKMYLYLVLTENWLQYDPMLRDKPVIREMWGLFLRNCSCQITSTDLRLHASKVRNKAAFLLQGAGNN is encoded by the exons ATGATGGATATTGATGATCCACTTGATTTTGAGAAAGAAGACCCATTTCTTATTAACCCTGTTGTTTCCAAGAAAag GAAAAAGCTTATTGGATTAGATGATCTTTTGAGCGAACATTACAAGGAGCAAAGCAAACTTATTGAGAAGGAAGCCAAGAAACAGACAAAAGCTCAAAAAAGCTATGATTCTGATGAGGATAAAAATGGCAAAGAAGCTAAGCTTTCAAGTCTTCTTGATGATTGCCAAGAACAG ATGAAAGCAATGAGCGGTGAGGAAGAGTTGTCTGAGTGGGGCATATTCGTCTTTGGAGAGCAG AAGACTTCACCACTTTTATCTTTTCCCGAGCTTGGAAGTTGGTCAATTTTGAAGTCTTTCATGAATAATAGGCTCAACTCTCTGGTGGGGCTTGCTACAGAACAAG AGTGCTCTTTCCTTGAAGGGTTATTGATAAATGGGTGGCTCTTAAAATTGATCTTGAAATGTGGTCGTGTAGAAAAATCAATAGCTGCATGGACCTTTTCTTTGA TTCTGTATTCATCAAAAGAAGAGTTGAGGTCATCTGCTTGTGAATTCTGGTGTTCCATTCTTTCATCAAAAGTTCAG GTTGGTGTGCCACCCATTGTAATTGACTGGTTCCCCAGCTATCGTGAACTAAAGAGTGCCCTTGAGATATACGGGTTTcgtttcaatttttcatccAACATATCTGTTAAAAACA ATTCTGTTTGTAAAGGGCCACCTCAAAACATCATAACCTGGATCAAATTTACAGCTGTATGTTGTCAAGTAAG GTGTAAACAGTCTGTTTTTTTGGCATCAGACTGTCAGGAGCTGGCAGAAGTCATCATTTGTCTATTCTTAGACCGGCGAGTTCAAGGTCTCTCTGTTCTTATGAGCAACTGTCTGCAATCAGTTATCAGTTCATTTACAGAAGAAGAATGGATTAACTGTTATTGTGAAATAGCAAAATCTCTTGCCTCAAG AGTTCCTATGGACTTGAACTGCTTGCGAGCGGTGCAATGCATTTCAGGAGTCGATCCTCGTTCCAAGCATCTCAGAAGTGCTGTTGCCTTCCAAATTCTGGTTAATTGTTTTGAGAATGAG GTTACTGATGAAGAAGGAATCCTGACTTCGCTTATCTCAATAAACGTGAAAGAAAAGGCCTGTGATTTTTTCAAGATGTACCTCTATCTGGTTTTGACTGAAAATTGGCTTCAATATGATCCAATGTTGAGAGATAAGCCAGTGATTCGTGAAATGTGGGGTCTCTTTCTTCGAAACTGTTCTTGCCAAATTACCAGCACAGACCTGAGGTTGCATGCATCAAAA GTTCGTAACAAAGCTGCATTTCTTCTACAAGGCGCTGGCAACAATTAA
- the LOC18590964 gene encoding shugoshin-1, with product MGGERMAKRSSFGSMMRKRLSDITNSQTQPKPSCQEEKPQQISAATEDYINQLIKEKMTLMKLIEERNKIIELSGTELQNLRNCLQKLQLQNWNLAQSNSQMLAELNLGRDKVKALQHELVCKDALLKAKNLEKKGKADINCQNTGLLGETGAQAAVECIQPKANDDDKPSNRNRRRSTRSQSMGPSTTSQRGADKEKIESKRRCLRRQSARFKSQEREPTKNLFEIEDVNYAAAQQLDTPMHEDDPTPSLVSSITKEEACNPMTGKQILKRPSFGRPLRKAAEKVQSYKEVPLNVKMRRED from the exons ATGGGTGGTGAAAGAATGGCGAAAAGATCATCTTTTGGGAGCATGATGAGGAAGAGATTGTCTGATATCACCAATTCACAGACACAACCCAAGCCTTCATGCCAAGAGGAAAAGCCTCAACAGATTTCTGCTGCTACTGAAGACTACATTAATCAGTTAATTAAG GAAAAGATGACATTGATGAAACTTATTGAGGAGAGAAA TAAGATTATTGAATTGAGTGGAACTGAATTGCAGAATCTGAGAAATTGTTTGCAGAAGTTACAGCTACAGAATTGGAACCTTGCTCAATCAAACAGCCAGATGTTAGCG GAGCTTAATTTAGGGAGAGACAAG GTGAAAGCTCTGCAGCATGAGCTTGTATGCAAGGATGCTTTACTCAAAGCAAAGAACCTGGAAAAAAAG GGAAAAGCTGATATCAACTGTCAAAACACTGGCTTACTGGGGGAGACTGGGGCGCAGGCAGCTGTGGAATGCATACAGCCTAAAGCTAATGATGATGACAAGCCTTCTAACCGCAACAGAAGACGCAGTACTAGAAGTCaat CAATGGGCCCTTCAACTACAAGCCAAAGAGGTGCAGATAAAGAAAAGATTGAAAGCAAAAG GCGTTGTTTGAGAAGGCAATCTGCTAGGTTCAAATCCCAAGAGCGAGAACCTACAAAGAATCTGTTTGAGATTGAAGATGTTAATTATGCAGCCGCTCAGCAACTTGATACTCCAATGCATGAAGATGATCCAACTCCTTCATTAGTTTCATCCATTACAAAGGAAGAAGCTTGCAACCCAATGACTGGCAAACAAATACTGAAAAGACCTTCATTCGGAAGACCATTACGCAAAGCAGCTGAGAAGGTGCAATCTTACAAAGAAGTTCCACTTAATGTTAAAATGAGGAGAGAAGACTGA